One window from the genome of Carassius carassius chromosome 15, fCarCar2.1, whole genome shotgun sequence encodes:
- the ctsk gene encoding cathepsin K produces the protein MYAFGGISLLVVVWCGLAHTLENLTLDEAWESWKLTHKREYNGLDEQSIRRAIWEKNMLFIEAHNKEYELGIHTYNLGMNHFGDMTLEEVAEKVMGLQMPMYQDQTNTYMPDDTVGLPKSIDYRKLGYVTSVKNQGSCGSCWAFSSVGALEGQLKKTKGQLVDLSPQNLVDCVTDNDGCGGGYMTNAFRYVKDNQGIDSEEGYPYVGTDQQCAYNSSARAATCKGYKEIPQGNEKALTAAVAKVGPVSVGIDAMQSTFLYYKSGVYYDPNCNKDDVNHAVLAVGYGATPKGKKYWIVKNSWGEDWGKKGYVLMARNRNNACGIASLASFPVM, from the exons ATGTATGCGTTTGGTGGAATCAGCCTACTCGTGGTGGTGTGGTGTGGACTAGCTCACACTTTGGAGAATCTCACACTGGATGAGGCATGGGAGAGCTGGAAACTCACACATAAGAGGGAGTACAATGGCCTG GATGAACAGTCTATTCGACGGGCGATTTGGGAGAAGAACATGCTGTTTATTGAAGCTCATAACAAAGAGTACGAACTGGGGATTCATACCTATAATCTGGGCATGAACCATTTTGGAGATATG ACACTAGAAGAAGTGGCAGAGAAAGTCATGGGACTTCAAATGCCCATGTACCAGGACCAAACTAACACATATATGCCTGATGACACAGTGGGGTTGCCCAAATCAATTGATTACCGTAAACTGGGATACGTCACTTCTGTCAAGAACCAA GGTTCATGTGGCTCATGCTGGGCCTTTAGTTCTGTTGGGGCTTTGGAAGGTCAGTTGAAGAAGACCAAAGGTCAGCTGGTGGACCTCAGTCCTCAGAACCTAGTGGACTGTGTGACTGACAATGATGGCTGTGGTGGAGGATATATGACAAATGCCTTCAGATACGTCAAAGACAACCAAGGCATTGATTCAGAGGAGGGCTACCCCTATGTTGGAACG GACCAGCAGTGTGCCTACAACAGCTCAGCGAGAGCGGCCACTTGTAAAGGGTATAAAGAGATTCCTCAGGGTAATGAGAAGGCACTGACTGCCGCTGTGGCAAAGGTGGGACCTGTGTCAGTGGGTATAGATGCCATGCAGTCCACCTTCCTTTACTACAAAAGCG GTGTGTACTATGATCCCAACTGCAACAAGGATGATGTCAACCATGCAGTTCTAGCTGTTGGCTATGGAGCCACACCAAAAGGCAAAAAGTACTGGATTGTGAAGAACAG tTGGGGTGAAGATTGGGGGAAGAAGGGGTATGTCCTGATGGCTCGTAACCGTAACAATGCATGTGGCATTGCCAGCCTGGCCAGTTTCCCTGTCATGTGA
- the lingo4b gene encoding leucine-rich repeat and immunoglobulin-like domain-containing nogo receptor-interacting protein 4b, producing MFMDLCGRRGAWTVLLLWCTNLSAADLTCPQKCTCYLDTLEVNCSSRHLTGVPEGLPNNAKRLDLSRNQLKTLARRQFSSLSKLEDLDLSENIISMIEVETFQGLKNLRYLRIKNNRLKILPVGVFSGLSNLQRLDISDNEILVFLDYTFRDMINLQLLDAGENDLVFISQRAFVGLQALKELNVDRSNLTSIPTEALSQLQSLTKLRLRKLTINVLPNNAFRRLHQLRTLQILHWPSLETLNSNSLVGLNLTTLILSNCNLSAVPYAALRPLTYLQYLDLSYNPITSIQANLLGELLRLQELHLVGGKLLRIEPGAFRGLVHFRLLNVSSNHLSTLEEGVFHSVGNLQTLRLDRNPLACDCRLLWVMRRRRRLDFDGRQPTCSPLNQHKKAFRDFSEADLPVIFTCRRAQILNRQQQDVSVVEGMSVRFDCKADGYPSPSITWLSAQQTALSSVGRVRVLANGSLEVRYTQVQDSGMYLCTASNAAGNDSISVSLQVEGLPQNRTVSYFSDGGWMGTSLPPSTNSSARVSSPYPFDAKTLIIATTMGFLSFLSSVAICFVFMFFWSQSKGQIKHTATIDFVPRSSMGGGGDGGDTGRFTMKLI from the coding sequence ATGTTCATGGATCTGTGTGGCCGGCGGGGCGCATGGACAGTACTGCTGTTGTGGTGCACAAACCTATCAGCTGCAGACCTCACCTGCCCGCAGAAATGCACTTGTTACCTTGACACTTTAGAGGTCAACTGCTCCTCAAGACACCTGACAGGTGTGCCTGAAGGGTTACCAAACAATGCCAAACGCTTAGATCTTTCAAGAAACCAGCTGAAAACGCTGGCCAGGCGTCAGTTCTCCAGCCTGTCAAAGCTAGAGGACCTTGACCTAAGTGAGAACATAATCTCTATGATTGAGGTGGAAACATTTCAGGGGCTAAAGAACCTGCGATACTTGAGGATTAAAAACAACCGTCTCAAGATCCTACCGGTTGGGGTCTTCTCTGGTCTCTCCAACCTTCAACGTCTAGATATCAGTGATAATGAGATCCTGGTTTTTCTGGATTACACATTTCGAGATATGATTAATCTACAGCTGCTCGATGCAGGAGAAAATGACCTGGTGTTTATCTCGCAACGGGCATTTGTTGGGCTTCAGGCGCTGAAGGAGTTGAACGTGGACCGCAGTAATTTGACCTCCATCCCCACCGAGGCTCTGTCACAACTTCAGAGCTTGACCAAGCTGCGTCTGCGCAAGCTGACCATAAATGTCCTGCCCAACAATGCCTTTCGCCGACTGCACCAGCTGCGCACCTTGCAGATCCTCCACTGGCCTTCTCTCGAGACGCTAAATAGCAACAGCTTGGTAGGTCTGAACCTTACCACCTTAATTTTAAGCAACTGCAATCTCAGCGCCGTACCTTATGCTGCACTGCGTCCTCTCACCTACCTGCAGTACCTTGACTTGTCCTACAACCCCATCACCTCCATACAGGCCAACCTTCTTGGGGAGCTTCTGCGGCTCCAAGAGTTGCACCTGGTAGGTGGAAAACTGCTACGTATTGAGCCGGGTGCCTTCAGGGGTCTGGTCCACTTTCGTCTGCTCAATGTGTCCTCGAATCATCTGTCCACATTGGAAGAAGGCGTCTTCCACTCCGTAGGGAACTTGCAGACACTAAGGCTGGACAGAAACCCATTGGCTTGCGACTGCAGGTTACTCTGGGTCATGCGACGGCGGCGGCGGCTGGATTTCGATGGCCGCCAACCCACCTGTTCGCCTCTAAATCAACACAAGAAGGCTTTTCGTGACTTTTCAGAAGCTGATCTCCCGGTTATATTTACTTGCAGGCGAGCGCAGATTCTGAACCGGCAGCAGCAGGATGTGAGTGTTGTGGAGGGCATGAGTGTACGGTTTGACTGCAAAGCAGACGGCTATCCATCACCTTCTATTACTTGGCTGTCAGCCCAGCAGACTGCACTTAGCTCTGTCGGGAGAGTACGAGTGCTTGCTAATGGGAGCTTGGAGGTGCGTTACACCCAAGTACAGGACAGTGGAATGTATCTATGCACTGCATCTAATGCAGCAGGGAACGACAGCATCTCAGTGAGTCTGCAAGTGGAGGGGCTTCCACAAAACCGCACAGTGTCATATTTCTCAGACGGGGGATGGATGGGAACTTCATTACCTCCTTCTACTAACTCCTCTGCAAGGGTGTCAAGTCCTTACCCGTTTGATGCAAAAACACTTATCATTGCTACTACCATGGGATTTCTCTCTTTCCTGAGCTCTGTGGcgatctgttttgtgtttatgttcTTCTGGAGTCAGAGCAAAGGTCAGATAAAACACACTGCCACTATAGACTTTGTGCCACGATCATCCATGGGTGGAGGTGGAGATGGTGGGGACACTGGGAGATTCACAATGAAGCTTATTTGA
- the LOC132158558 gene encoding cathepsin S-like, whose amino-acid sequence MMLGSLLFAVCCSTALAHFNTNLDQHWELWKKTHNKFYSTKFEELGRRELWERNLELITLHNLEASMGLHSYDLGMNHMGDMTPEEILQSFAMTRVPPNYKRQTVNLVGSSGSPVPDSLDWREKGYVSSVKMQGACGSCWAFSSVGALEGQLMKATGKLVDLSPQNLVDCSSGYGNKGCNGGFMSSAFQYVIDNGGIDSESFYPYEGVQGQCRYNPSHAANCTKYYFVPQGDEEALKQALANIGPISVAIDATRPHFVLYRSGVYNDPTCTKKVNHAVLAVGYGAIAGQDFWLIKNSWGTHFGDGGYIRIARNKNNMCGIAEYACFPVM is encoded by the exons ATGATGCTCGGGAGCTTGCTGTTTGCCGTGTGTTGTAGCACAGCACTGGCCCATTTCAACACAAATCTAGACCAGCACTGGGAGTTGTGGAAGAAGACACATAACAAGTTTTACTCTACTAAG TTTGAAGAACTGGGCAGGAGGGAGTTATGGGAGAGAAACCTTGAACTTATCACCCTTCACAACCTGGAGGCCTCCATGGGTCTGCATTCATATGACCTGGGCATGAACCACATGGGTgacatg ACACCAGAGGAGATTCTGCAATCATTCGCCATGACTCGTGTCCCTCCTAACTATAAGAGGCAAACGGTGAATCTTGTGGGCTCTTCTGGGTCTCCTGTTCCAGACTCTCTAGACTGGAGAGAGAAGGGATATGTCTCCAGTGTGAAGATGCAG GGTGCATGTGGTTCGTGTTGGGCGTTCAGCTCTGTTGGGGCTCTTGAAGGTCAGCTGATGAAGGCCACAGGAAAGCTGGTCGACCTCAGTCCTCAGAATCTGGTGGATTGTTCCTCCGGTTACGGCAACAAGGGCTGCAATGGTGGTTTTATGAGTTCTGCCTTCCAGTACGTTATTGATAATGGAGGAATAGATTCTGAGTCCTTTTACCCTTATGAAGGAGTG CAAGGGCAGTGCAGATACAATCCATCTCATGCTGCAAACTGCACCAAGTACTATTTCGTTCCTCAAGGAGATGAGGAGGCCCTAAAGCAGGCTTTGGCCAATATCGGGCCCATTTCAGTGGCCATTGATGCCACCCGCCCTCACTTTGTCCTGTACCGCAGTG GAGTTTACAATGACCCAACCtgtacaaaaaaagtaaaccatGCAGTTCTGGCTGTAGGATATGGTGCGATTGCTGGACAGGATTTTTGGTTGATCAAAAACAG TTGGGGTACCCATTTTGGAGATGGTGGCTACATCCGTATAGCCAGAAACAAGAACAACATGTGTGGCATTGCAGAATATGCCTGCTTTCCAGTTATGTAG